One genomic segment of Bos javanicus breed banteng chromosome 23, ARS-OSU_banteng_1.0, whole genome shotgun sequence includes these proteins:
- the TFEB gene encoding transcription factor EB, protein MASRIGLRMQLMREQAQQEEQRERMQQQAVMHYMQQQQQQQQQLGGPPTPAINTPIHFQSPPPVPGEVLKVQSYLENPTSYHLQQSRDQKVREYLSETYGNKFAAHISPAQGSPKPLPAASPGVRPAHVLSSSAGNSAPNSPMAMLHIGSNPEREFDVIDNIMCLDDVLGFINPETQMPNTLPLSSSHLNVYSGDPQVTASLVGVTSSSCPADLTQKRELTDAESRALAKERQKKDNHNLIERRRRFNINDRIKELGMLIPKANDLDVRWNKGTILKASVDYIRRMQKDLQKSRELENHSRRLEMTNKQLWLRIQELEMQARVHGLPTTSPSGMNMAELAQQVVKQELPSEEGPGEALLLGAEVPDPEPLPALPPQAPLPPPAQPPQPPSPFHHLDFSHNLSFGGGGNEGPPGYPEPLGPEHASPFPDLSKKDLDLMLLDDSLLPLASDPLFSTMSPEASKASSRRSSFSMEEGDVL, encoded by the exons ATGGCGTCTCGAATCGGGCTCCGCATGCAGCTCATGCGGGAGCAGGCGCAGCAGGAGGAGCAGCGGGAACGCATGCAGCAGCAGGCCGTCATGCATTACatgcagcagcaacagcagcagcagcagcagctggggggGCCGCCCACCCCAGCCATCAACACCCCCATCCACTTCCAATCTCCGCCACCAGTGCCCGGGGAGGTGCTGAAG GTGCAGTcctacctggagaaccccacctCCTACCACCTGCAGCAGTCCCGGGACCAGAAGGTGCGGGAGTACTTGTCTGAGACCTACGGGAACAAGTTTGCTGCCCACATCAGCCCCGCCCAGGGCTCCCCAAAGCCCCTGCCAGCCGCCTCCCCAGGCGTGCGGCCCGCACACGTGTTGTCGTCCTCAGCCGGCAACAGTGCTCCCAACAGCCCCATGGCCATGCTGCACATCGGCTCCAACCCCGAGCGGGAG tttgATGTCATTGACAACATTATGTGTCTGGACGATGTCCTGGGCTTCATCAATCCTGAAACTCAGATGCCCAACACG CTGCCCCTGTCCAGCAGTCACCTGAATGTGTACAGTGGAGACCCCCAGGTCACGGCCTCCCTGGTGGGCGTCACCAGCAGCTCCTGCCCAGCCGACCTGACGCAGAAGCGTGAGCTCACAG ATGCTGAGAGCCGGGCCCTGGCTAAGGAGCGGCAGAAGAAAGACAATCACAACCTCA TTGAAAGGCGACGGAGGTTCAACATCAATGACCGCATCAAGGAGCTGGGCATGCTGATCCCCAAGGCCAATGATTT GGACGTGCGCTGGAACAAGGGCACCATCCTCAAGGCCTCTGTTGACTACATCCGGAGGATGCAGAAGGACCTGCAGAAGTCCCGGGAGCTGGAGAACCATTCTCGGCGCCTGGAGATGACCAACAAGCAGCTCTGGCTCCGTATCCAG GAGCTGGAGATGCAGGCTCGGGTGCACGGCCTGCCCACCACCTCGCCCTCCGGCATGAACATGGCCGAGCTGGCCCAGCAGGTGGTGAAGCAGGAGCTGCCCAGCGAGGAGGGCCCAGGGGAGGCCCTGCTATTGGGGGCCGAGGTCCCCGACCCTGAGCCACTGCCGGCTCTGCCGCCCCAGGCCCCACTGCCCCCTCCAGCCCAGCCACCCCAGCCACCATCCCCATTCCACCACCTGGACTTTAGCCACAACCTGAGCTTTGGGGGCGGGGGCAATGAAGGGCCCCCGGGCTACCCCGAACCTCTGGGGCCAGAGCATGCCTCCCCGTTCCCTGACCTGTCCAAGAAAGATCTGGACCTCATGCTCCTAGACGACTCCCTGCTCCCGCTGGCCTCCGACCCCCTCTTCTCCACCATGTCCCCTGAGGCCTCCAAGGCCAGCAGCCGCAGGAGCAGCTTCAGCATGGAGGAGGGCGACGTGCTGTGA